In Papaver somniferum cultivar HN1 chromosome 1, ASM357369v1, whole genome shotgun sequence, a genomic segment contains:
- the LOC113315011 gene encoding uncharacterized protein LOC113315011: MGSSSFSLFSLLFISIFVISVSSSSSSSSNSYSDPAKDVYEVLKSHGLPIGLLPKGVTEFSLNEDGRFEVHLDQACNIKFENVIHYDRNVTGVLSYGQIRELTGIQAQELFLWFPVNVIHVDIPSSGLIYFKLDVVDKQFSLSLFETPPDCTIVGAGRVDPPDLPSNQNVGGDIILETVVTQNLSRKLRNEKVNQRVVQ, from the exons ATgggttcttcttcattttctctgtTTAGTCTTCTATTCATTTCAATTTTTGTAATTTctgtatcatcatcatcatcttcttcttcaaattcgtATTCAGATCCAGCTAAAGATGTATACGAAGTATTAAAATCACATGGATTACCAATTGGTTTATTACCAAAGGGTGTTACAGAATTTAGCTTAaatgaagatggaagatttgaagtGCATCTTGATCAAGCGTGTAATATTAAATTTGAAAATGTTATTCATTATGATAGAAATGTTACGGGTGTATTAAGTTATGGTCAGATCCGTGAATTAACAGGGATTCAAGCTCAAGAATTGTTTCTTTGGTTTCCTGTTAATGTGATTCATGTTGATATACCTAGTTCTGGTTTGATTTATTTTAAATTGGATGTGGTTGATAAACAGTTCTCGCTTTCGTTATTCGAAACTCCTCCTGATTGTACTATTGTTGGTGCTGGACGTGTTGATCCTCCTGATCTTCCGAGTAATCAGAATGTTGGCGGTGATATCATTTTGGAGACTGTAGTAACTCAG AATTTATCAAGAAAGCTTCGGAATGAAAAAGTGAATCAAAGGGTAGTACAGTAG